DNA sequence from the Butyricimonas faecalis genome:
ACGATGAGCTATCAAAATCACTGTTCTATTATTTTTGCGCAAATCATTGATTATATTCTTAATCATTTGTTCTGCTTCCGAGTCAAGTGCAGACGTCGCTTCATCAAGAATCAATATTTCAGGATTACGATACAATGCTCTTGCGATGGCAATTCTTTGACGTTGTCCACCTGATAGTTGCATCCCGTTTTCACCAATATATGTTTTTAGTCCTTGTGGTAATTTATCTACAAACTCTCTTATTCCTAATCTTCTACATAGATCATTTACATGTTCCCAATCAGGTTCCAAATCATCAAGTAAAATATTATCAGCAACAGAACCGTTAAATAGGTCTATACGCTGGGGTACAGCAATAACAGCTGAACGCAAATCGTTTGTACTAATATGTTTTATATCTATTCCACCAATAGTAATTTTGCCGGAAAGAAGAGGATAAAGATTCTGGATTAATGATACAATTGTACTCTTCCCACTCCCACTTTCGCCAACAATAGCACTTACTTTACCTGATGGAAAACATATATTAAAATGTTCAAATATAATTTCTCTTGAACCATATCTAAACGTTATGTCATGAAAAATCACATCACCGCATGAACTACGCAAAAACGGAACTTTATATTGGTCATCATCTTCTTGCTGCCTGTCAAATATTTCGAATAACCGTTCTGCTGCAATTTTTGTTTCCTGAAACACATTGTTTACGTTTAATAGTGCAATGACAGGTCCCATAAAATATCCTGTTAAAGAATTGAAAGACATAAGTTCTCCAGGAGTAATTATTCCGTCAAGGACAAAGGATGTTCCAGCCCAAAATAATATTGCAGAGAATAACCCTGAAAATAATCCCGATGCTGCACCGAGATTCAGTCCATACATTCCAGAATTCCAACCGGTACGAGTTAATGTAACGAATCGTTCCTCTGTCTTTAAATTTGCATAATCTTCTATACCAAAACGTTTGATAGTACCTGCGGCATTAATAGTCTCAACAAGTTGCGACTGCATATCAGCACCTTGTTCCATTATTTTACGTTTAATTATTTTATTTACTTTATTGTAAAAGTAATACATCACAGCATATATCGGAATTGTACACAACATAATGGCTGCAAGTTTCCAATAATATGAAAACATCAACATAAAAGAGACTATTACAGTAAATACGTTTATCACGATTGTCAGTAATGTACTGTTTATAAATGTATTAATGCGTGCAGCATCAGCCATCCTCGAAAGAATTTCACCGGAACGCATAGAGTCAAAAAATGATTGTGGAAGCTTTAATAGATAACGATAATATCCAAGTATTAATCTTGTATTTACTTGTACCCCAGCGTGCAGCATCATTTTTGACCGTACAAAATTTATAAATACAGACAGCAACGTAGACACTATCAATATTATACATATCAAATGCAACAAGTTAAAATTGCGTTCAGGAATAACGTAATCTATTATCTTTTGTATACATATTGCAGAAATCAAACCTATCACAGTATATATAAGCGAACCGAATAGAGCCTGTATAAACACTTTTCGATGTGGCTTGAATAAAAACCAAAACCTATAAATAATAGAAACTTTTTCGTTTCGTTTTACAAAATCTTCGTCAGGAACAATCAACAACAACATTCCTGTCCATTTTTGCATAAACTCTTCGATTAGTTCTGCTTTTATTTCTCCGGTTACTGGATCCATAATCCATATTTTATCTCTGCCAATTTTATAAATAACCACGAAGTGCTGTAATTTTCCATTCAATATTATATGGGCAATCGCAGGAAGTGGTATTTTGTATAAACTACTTTTTTTGCCAATACTTCGATTATTAATGGTTTCTATTGCTTTCACACCTTTTGCGGCAAACCCTAATTTCTGTGCAGCTTCAACCATACCAAGAAAATTAGTACCCTGACGGTCCGTGTGAGTAATTTGACGAATTCTAGCTAAAGGTAACTGCAATTCATAATATGCCGCAACTGAAGACAAACATGCTGCTCCGCAATCGGTTATATCGTGTTGTTTTATGCAGACACCACTCTTCATCGTTTCAAGTAAATTATTTTATCCGTCGTATTCAAATACATGTATGAATATCCTTGTGCATAACATAGACTTAATATTCCATTCATTGACATTATATCAAATAATGCATTATCAGAATAATACTTACAACCCTCATAAATTAGGAGACTGTGATACATCAAGTTAACTAAAGGAAAATAATAGTTTATAGTATCAGATTTGTGGTTTTCTAATTCAGTATACTGACGTAAATTT
Encoded proteins:
- a CDS encoding peptidase domain-containing ABC transporter, translated to MKSGVCIKQHDITDCGAACLSSVAAYYELQLPLARIRQITHTDRQGTNFLGMVEAAQKLGFAAKGVKAIETINNRSIGKKSSLYKIPLPAIAHIILNGKLQHFVVIYKIGRDKIWIMDPVTGEIKAELIEEFMQKWTGMLLLIVPDEDFVKRNEKVSIIYRFWFLFKPHRKVFIQALFGSLIYTVIGLISAICIQKIIDYVIPERNFNLLHLICIILIVSTLLSVFINFVRSKMMLHAGVQVNTRLILGYYRYLLKLPQSFFDSMRSGEILSRMADAARINTFINSTLLTIVINVFTVIVSFMLMFSYYWKLAAIMLCTIPIYAVMYYFYNKVNKIIKRKIMEQGADMQSQLVETINAAGTIKRFGIEDYANLKTEERFVTLTRTGWNSGMYGLNLGAASGLFSGLFSAILFWAGTSFVLDGIITPGELMSFNSLTGYFMGPVIALLNVNNVFQETKIAAERLFEIFDRQQEDDDQYKVPFLRSSCGDVIFHDITFRYGSREIIFEHFNICFPSGKVSAIVGESGSGKSTIVSLIQNLYPLLSGKITIGGIDIKHISTNDLRSAVIAVPQRIDLFNGSVADNILLDDLEPDWEHVNDLCRRLGIREFVDKLPQGLKTYIGENGMQLSGGQRQRIAIARALYRNPEILILDEATSALDSEAEQMIKNIINDLRKNNRTVILIAHRLSTIMNADKIFLLKDGKLVEQGSHEELINANGKYFKMWEIQTGNI